The following coding sequences are from one Paenibacillus sp. FSL R5-0912 window:
- a CDS encoding YtrH family sporulation protein gives MNIFLSKAVLDFFIAFGIVLGGSLLGGIGAVVSLQPPTHTMLDIADRIKIWALAAAVGGTIDPMRVIESNMLGGNLSPAIKQILYLVFAFLGAHMGSELVKWVCGK, from the coding sequence ATGAATATTTTCCTGAGCAAAGCCGTCCTCGACTTCTTCATCGCCTTCGGCATTGTATTGGGCGGTTCCCTGCTGGGCGGGATCGGAGCCGTGGTCTCTCTGCAGCCGCCTACGCACACCATGCTGGATATCGCCGACCGGATCAAAATCTGGGCACTGGCTGCCGCCGTCGGCGGAACGATCGACCCGATGCGGGTCATTGAGAGCAATATGCTGGGAGGTAACCTCTCCCCCGCCATCAAGCAGATTCTCTATCTGGTCTTCGCTTTTCTGGGCGCTCATATGGGCAGTGAGTTAGTCAAATGGGTGTGCGGCAAGTAG
- a CDS encoding DNA polymerase III subunit alpha, with translation MSPFVHLHVHSEYSLLDGAARITDLVRRAGEYGMKSLALTDHGVMYGAIPFYKACQENGIKPIIGCEAYLTAGSRRERGSRKDQPIYHLILLVKNEIGYRNLMKLISIGHLEGQHYKPRIDMEALAAHAEGIICLSACLGGEVPQHLLHGREEDARKAALRYKEIFGADFYLELQDHGMPEQKRVNPKLIQLAAELDIPLVATNDVHYMDKEDAEVQDVLICIGTGKSVDDEDRLKIGTDQLFFKSGEQMASLFPHVPQALENTLRIAEACNLELTFGNHILPEYSPLPEGLDAAAYLRELCRSGLEERYADTPLWASPEQKETAEKRLAYELGVIESMGFSDYFLIVWDFIAFCHRSGIVTGPGRGSSAGSLTAYTLKITDVDPLKYNLLFERFLNPERITMPDIDIDFSDERRDEVIAYVVDKYGKENVAQIITFGTMAARAAVRDVGRALNLPYNEVDKAAKLIPGQLGISITRALESTPELKALYDTSPKTRALLDMAMKVEGMPRHASTHAAGVIISKGPLTDAVPLQAGSESTALTQYSMEHLESVGLLKMDFLGLRTLSIIERCMNWVKEMTGSVPDFRFIPDHDPLTYEMLGAGETTGVFQLESAGVRRVLKDLKPSGFEDIVSVVALYRPGPMEFIPKFIGGKHGEFEVVYPHADLKPILADTYGIIVYQEQIMQIASLMAGFSLGEADLLRRAVSKKKRETLDKERSHFVEGSLKQGYQEADANEVYDMIVRFANYGFPRAHAAAYGVLAFQTAYLKAHYPVQFMAAMLTAVMGTHRKVAEYVLECRRSGVGVLPPDVNESGVLFTPVPGEGSGHIRFGLAAVKNVGTLAVENIMAVRKERPFDSLLDFCRRVDLRVCNKRVIESLLQTGAFDRLPGHRAQLLAMLDETVDAAAKWRKERDELQIQLFDDLIETPNWEIRYPDIPKFSVTQQLELERELLGLYLSGHPLDDSSALLEEPGMQKLMDLGEMADESMTVTAGMVVSLKEITTKAGKAMAFVEWEDQIERCEVVLFPEVWKRSRGLIEKGALLALRAKVQQEDEGFKLLAEEVAPLTSDSVRGLLQRRSAAGARPAYAGRNAPAGAPAAAPAARTGAAGPGARSGSAAGAAAAPGTRTPAAQPPGARANAAAAQAAPKAPAASDTRPGSPAPLRTGQPASAERSASSAQSTQRVFIKITPGAELKGLLPRLQALLQTHPGPAATLLFYERNQKVLALSDSYRIEPSEELFAAIESMLGAGTVRIR, from the coding sequence ATGAGCCCTTTCGTGCATTTGCATGTGCACAGCGAATACAGTTTACTGGACGGGGCGGCGCGTATTACGGACCTGGTGCGCCGGGCCGGCGAATACGGCATGAAATCGCTGGCGCTGACGGATCATGGAGTGATGTACGGGGCTATCCCTTTCTATAAAGCTTGCCAGGAGAACGGCATCAAGCCGATTATCGGCTGTGAGGCTTATTTAACCGCAGGTTCGCGCCGTGAGCGGGGCAGCCGCAAGGATCAGCCGATCTATCACCTGATTCTGCTGGTGAAGAACGAGATCGGCTACCGGAACCTGATGAAGCTGATCTCCATCGGCCATCTGGAGGGCCAGCATTACAAGCCGCGGATTGATATGGAAGCACTGGCGGCGCATGCCGAGGGAATCATCTGCCTCAGCGCCTGTCTTGGCGGAGAGGTACCGCAGCATCTGCTGCACGGGCGTGAGGAGGATGCGCGCAAGGCGGCGCTGCGTTACAAGGAGATTTTTGGCGCGGACTTCTACCTGGAGCTGCAGGATCATGGGATGCCTGAACAGAAGCGGGTGAATCCGAAGCTGATTCAGCTTGCTGCCGAGCTGGATATTCCCCTGGTGGCTACGAATGACGTGCATTATATGGACAAGGAAGATGCCGAGGTTCAGGATGTGCTGATCTGTATTGGCACAGGCAAATCTGTGGATGATGAGGACCGCCTGAAGATCGGCACGGATCAGCTGTTCTTCAAGAGCGGCGAGCAGATGGCCTCGCTGTTCCCGCATGTGCCGCAGGCGCTGGAGAACACGCTGCGGATTGCAGAAGCCTGCAATCTGGAGCTGACGTTCGGCAATCATATTCTGCCGGAGTATTCCCCTCTGCCGGAAGGGCTGGATGCCGCCGCTTATTTGCGTGAGCTGTGCCGCAGCGGGCTGGAGGAGCGCTACGCGGATACGCCGCTGTGGGCATCTCCGGAGCAGAAGGAAACGGCCGAGAAAAGGCTGGCCTATGAGCTGGGCGTCATTGAGAGCATGGGGTTCAGCGATTATTTCCTGATTGTCTGGGATTTCATCGCTTTTTGCCACCGGAGCGGCATTGTTACCGGCCCGGGCCGTGGTTCCTCGGCAGGCAGTCTTACAGCATATACGCTGAAGATTACGGATGTAGATCCGCTGAAATACAATCTGCTCTTCGAGCGTTTCCTGAATCCGGAGCGGATTACGATGCCCGATATTGATATTGACTTCAGTGACGAACGCCGCGATGAGGTTATTGCCTATGTCGTGGACAAATATGGCAAGGAGAATGTGGCGCAGATCATTACCTTCGGAACGATGGCAGCAAGAGCAGCTGTACGGGATGTAGGCCGTGCACTGAATCTGCCGTATAACGAGGTGGACAAGGCGGCGAAGCTGATTCCGGGCCAGCTCGGCATCAGCATCACCCGGGCGCTGGAGAGCACGCCAGAGCTGAAGGCGCTGTATGATACCAGTCCGAAGACCAGAGCGCTGCTTGATATGGCGATGAAGGTTGAAGGCATGCCGCGTCATGCCTCAACGCATGCTGCCGGAGTGATCATCTCCAAGGGGCCGCTGACCGATGCCGTTCCGCTCCAGGCCGGCAGTGAGAGTACAGCGCTGACCCAGTATTCCATGGAGCATCTGGAGAGTGTAGGCCTGCTGAAGATGGACTTCCTGGGGCTGCGGACCCTGTCGATTATTGAACGCTGCATGAACTGGGTGAAGGAAATGACCGGCAGCGTCCCTGATTTCCGCTTCATCCCGGATCATGATCCGCTGACTTATGAGATGCTGGGGGCAGGCGAGACCACAGGCGTATTCCAGCTGGAGTCTGCAGGCGTACGGCGGGTACTGAAGGATCTGAAGCCCAGCGGTTTTGAGGATATTGTCTCCGTGGTGGCTCTGTACCGTCCGGGTCCGATGGAATTTATTCCGAAATTCATCGGGGGCAAGCACGGGGAGTTCGAGGTCGTGTATCCTCATGCTGATCTGAAGCCGATTCTGGCCGATACCTATGGGATCATCGTCTATCAGGAGCAGATCATGCAGATCGCCTCCTTGATGGCGGGGTTCTCGCTTGGCGAAGCGGATCTGCTGCGCCGTGCGGTGTCCAAGAAGAAGCGGGAGACGCTGGACAAGGAACGCAGCCACTTTGTGGAGGGCAGTCTGAAGCAGGGCTATCAGGAGGCGGATGCCAATGAGGTGTATGACATGATCGTGCGGTTTGCCAACTACGGCTTCCCGCGTGCCCATGCTGCCGCCTATGGCGTGCTGGCGTTCCAGACTGCTTATCTCAAGGCGCATTATCCTGTGCAGTTCATGGCAGCAATGCTGACCGCGGTCATGGGAACCCACCGCAAGGTGGCAGAGTATGTGCTGGAATGCCGCCGCAGCGGGGTCGGCGTGCTGCCGCCCGATGTTAACGAGAGCGGCGTGCTGTTCACCCCTGTACCCGGCGAAGGCAGCGGGCATATCCGCTTCGGACTGGCTGCGGTTAAGAATGTCGGGACGCTGGCGGTGGAGAATATTATGGCGGTCCGCAAGGAGCGTCCGTTCGACAGCCTGCTTGATTTCTGCCGCCGTGTCGATCTGCGTGTCTGCAACAAGCGCGTGATTGAATCACTGCTGCAGACAGGCGCCTTCGACCGGCTTCCCGGCCACCGGGCCCAGCTGCTGGCAATGCTGGATGAGACAGTCGATGCAGCGGCGAAGTGGCGCAAGGAGCGCGATGAGCTGCAGATCCAGCTGTTCGATGATCTGATTGAGACGCCGAACTGGGAAATCCGTTATCCGGATATCCCGAAATTCTCCGTGACCCAGCAGTTGGAGCTGGAGCGTGAGCTGCTGGGTCTGTACCTGTCCGGCCATCCGCTGGATGACAGCTCGGCCCTGCTGGAGGAGCCGGGGATGCAGAAGCTGATGGATCTTGGCGAAATGGCAGACGAGAGCATGACGGTGACGGCCGGCATGGTCGTGTCGCTTAAGGAAATTACGACAAAGGCCGGCAAGGCGATGGCCTTTGTCGAATGGGAAGACCAGATCGAGCGCTGCGAGGTCGTACTCTTCCCTGAGGTGTGGAAACGCAGCCGCGGCCTGATCGAGAAGGGCGCGTTGCTGGCCCTGCGCGCCAAGGTGCAGCAGGAGGACGAGGGCTTCAAGCTGCTGGCCGAGGAGGTGGCCCCGCTCACCTCGGACAGCGTGCGCGGCCTGCTGCAGCGCCGCAGCGCCGCAGGCGCCCGGCCCGCCTACGCGGGCCGGAACGCCCCCGCAGGAGCGCCTGCGGCAGCTCCTGCAGCCCGTACGGGCGCCGCTGGCCCCGGCGCCCGCAGCGGCAGTGCAGCTGGCGCAGCCGCTGCACCGGGCACGCGCACACCGGCGGCACAGCCGCCCGGTGCGCGCGCTAACGCGGCCGCTGCGCAGGCCGCGCCTAAGGCCCCGGCCGCGTCAGATACGCGGCCGGGAAGCCCTGCCCCGCTGCGCACGGGGCAGCCCGCTTCTGCTGAGCGCTCCGCAAGCTCAGCGCAGAGCACCCAGCGTGTCTTCATCAAGATCACGCCGGGTGCTGAGCTCAAAGGTCTGCTGCCGCGCCTCCAGGCGCTGCTGCAGACCCATCCGGGACCAGCCGCGACGCTGCTGTTCTATGAGCGCAACCAGAAGGTGCTGGCACTCAGCGACAGCTACCGGATCGAGCCCTCGGAGGAGCTGTTTGCGGCAATAGAGAGCATGCTGGGAGCCGGAACCGTCAGAATCAGGTAG
- the pyk gene encoding pyruvate kinase has translation MRKSKIVCTIGPASESLENIKKLILAGMNVARLNFSHGDFEEHGARINTIRQASKELGKTVAILLDTKGPEIRTGKLEVEPIELVQDEYLTLTTEEILGDQNRISITYNNLPNDVQVGSTILIDDGLIGLTVVDIQGTEIKTRIVNGGTIKSKKGVNVPGVSISLPGITEKDTNDIVFGIGQDIDFIAASFVRKASDVQEIRALLEKHDASHIQIISKIENQEGVDNLDEILAASDGLMVARGDLGVEIPAEDVPLAQKLMIQKCNIAGKPVITATQMLDSMQRNPRPTRAEASDVANAIFDGTDAIMLSGETAAGKYPVESVLTMSRIAEKAESALNHREIFMKQQIAQETTVTEAISQSVAISALDLNAKAIISSTVTGHTARVVSKYRPKSPIIAVTTQERTMRQLALVWGITPVFGPEATSTDELLETAINGGKASGLVKAGDLVVITAGIPLGRSGSTNLVKVDTIPAD, from the coding sequence ATGCGGAAAAGTAAAATTGTATGTACGATCGGACCTGCAAGTGAATCGTTGGAGAATATCAAAAAATTGATTTTGGCTGGTATGAATGTGGCCCGTCTGAACTTCTCCCACGGCGATTTTGAAGAGCACGGTGCCCGGATCAACACGATCCGTCAAGCTTCCAAAGAACTTGGCAAGACTGTTGCCATTCTGCTCGACACCAAAGGACCTGAGATTCGTACTGGCAAGCTGGAAGTAGAACCGATTGAACTGGTTCAGGACGAATACCTGACATTGACTACGGAAGAAATCCTGGGCGACCAGAACCGTATCTCCATCACGTATAACAACCTTCCTAACGATGTTCAAGTAGGATCGACTATCCTGATCGACGACGGCCTTATCGGTCTTACTGTTGTCGACATTCAAGGCACCGAAATCAAGACCCGTATTGTTAACGGCGGTACAATCAAGAGCAAGAAGGGCGTTAACGTACCAGGAGTATCTATCTCCCTGCCGGGTATTACGGAAAAAGACACCAATGATATCGTTTTTGGGATCGGACAGGACATCGATTTTATCGCCGCTTCCTTCGTTCGCAAAGCCAGCGACGTTCAGGAAATCCGTGCATTGCTTGAGAAGCACGACGCTTCCCACATCCAAATCATCTCCAAAATCGAGAACCAAGAAGGTGTCGATAACCTTGATGAAATTTTGGCAGCTTCCGACGGCCTCATGGTTGCCCGCGGCGACCTTGGCGTAGAAATTCCTGCTGAAGATGTGCCTCTGGCTCAGAAGCTGATGATTCAGAAATGTAACATCGCTGGCAAACCAGTTATCACTGCTACCCAGATGCTGGATTCCATGCAGCGCAACCCGCGTCCTACCCGCGCTGAAGCGAGTGACGTAGCGAACGCTATCTTCGACGGAACCGATGCAATCATGCTGTCTGGTGAAACTGCTGCCGGAAAATATCCGGTAGAATCCGTACTCACAATGTCCCGCATTGCTGAGAAGGCGGAATCTGCCCTGAACCACCGTGAAATCTTCATGAAGCAGCAAATTGCTCAGGAAACTACGGTAACTGAAGCGATCAGCCAATCTGTAGCGATTTCCGCTCTGGATCTGAATGCTAAAGCTATCATTTCTTCGACTGTAACTGGCCACACTGCACGCGTGGTTTCCAAATACCGTCCTAAATCACCAATCATTGCTGTAACTACCCAGGAAAGAACTATGCGTCAGCTGGCGCTGGTTTGGGGTATAACTCCTGTATTCGGTCCTGAAGCTACTTCAACTGATGAATTGCTGGAAACTGCAATTAACGGTGGTAAAGCTTCCGGTCTGGTTAAAGCCGGCGATCTGGTTGTAATCACTGCAGGTATCCCGCTGGGACGTTCCGGTTCCACTAACCTGGTGAAGGTAGATACGATTCCAGCCGACTAG
- a CDS encoding acetyl-CoA carboxylase carboxyltransferase subunit alpha, with protein sequence MAGELPFEMPLVEMRKKIAELKQFGEEKGIDFKDEVARLEERYHILENEVYSDISPAQKMHLARHHGRPTSLDLIGLIFTDFMELHGDRLYGDDLAVVGGIAKLNGRPVTVIGQQRGKDTKENILRFFGSAHPEGFRKSLRLMKQAEKFGRPIVTFVDTKGAYPGNTAEERGQSEAIARNLYEMSQLAVPVICVVIGEGGSGGALALAVGNRVLMLEHAIYSAISPNGAASILWKDATKAEQAAEAMKITASDLLEMEVIEEIIPEPKGGAHRDYEATAAAIKDAVWRHLQEISVMDSAELKEDRYLKFRKIGEFSESLQEQDTLEEEVQIVE encoded by the coding sequence TTGGCAGGAGAGTTGCCTTTTGAAATGCCTCTGGTAGAAATGCGCAAGAAAATTGCTGAACTGAAGCAGTTTGGCGAAGAGAAGGGTATTGATTTCAAAGATGAGGTAGCCCGTCTTGAGGAGCGTTACCACATCCTTGAGAATGAAGTATATTCGGATATCTCCCCGGCCCAGAAGATGCATTTGGCCCGGCATCACGGCCGTCCGACCTCACTGGATCTGATCGGACTGATCTTCACCGATTTCATGGAGCTGCATGGCGACCGCCTGTATGGTGATGATCTTGCCGTAGTCGGCGGAATCGCCAAGCTGAACGGCCGTCCGGTCACCGTAATCGGACAGCAGCGCGGCAAGGATACGAAGGAGAACATTCTGCGTTTCTTCGGCAGCGCGCATCCGGAAGGCTTCCGCAAGTCGCTGCGTCTGATGAAGCAGGCAGAGAAATTCGGCCGTCCTATCGTAACGTTTGTGGATACCAAAGGGGCTTATCCCGGCAATACGGCAGAGGAACGCGGACAGTCCGAAGCGATCGCCCGCAATTTGTACGAGATGTCCCAGCTGGCCGTACCGGTCATCTGCGTCGTTATCGGCGAAGGCGGCAGCGGCGGTGCCTTGGCTTTGGCCGTGGGCAACCGGGTCCTGATGCTGGAGCATGCCATCTATTCAGCGATCTCCCCCAACGGGGCGGCGTCCATTCTGTGGAAGGATGCCACCAAAGCGGAGCAGGCAGCTGAAGCGATGAAGATTACGGCGTCTGACCTGCTGGAGATGGAAGTGATCGAGGAGATCATTCCAGAACCCAAAGGCGGGGCACACCGTGACTACGAGGCAACGGCAGCAGCAATCAAGGATGCGGTATGGCGTCATTTACAGGAGATATCCGTGATGGATTCGGCAGAACTCAAGGAAGACCGTTACCTTAAATTCCGCAAAATCGGCGAGTTCTCGGAGTCCCTCCAGGAACAGGATACGCTTGAAGAAGAAGTGCAGATTGTAGAGTAA
- a CDS encoding phosphatidylglycerophosphatase A family protein has protein sequence MSYQLAADLLERRGVSLDSIAEIVYILQSAYYPDLTEEECLVSVKAVLGKREVQYTLMTGVALDELAEKKLLPQPLQAVLEADESLYGADETLALGITGVYGMIGLTGFGYLDKIKLGIIGKLNDDKGSIHVFLDDLVAGIAAAASARIAHRHEGAKVYSPASGEA, from the coding sequence ATGTCCTATCAATTGGCAGCAGACCTGCTGGAGCGCCGGGGAGTTTCGCTTGATTCTATCGCTGAGATCGTATATATTCTGCAATCCGCCTATTATCCCGATTTGACTGAGGAAGAGTGCCTCGTAAGCGTCAAGGCGGTGCTGGGCAAAAGAGAAGTACAGTACACGCTGATGACAGGTGTCGCGCTGGATGAGCTGGCGGAGAAGAAGCTGCTGCCGCAGCCGCTTCAGGCGGTACTGGAGGCGGATGAATCGCTCTACGGGGCGGACGAGACTCTGGCGCTCGGCATCACGGGGGTATACGGGATGATCGGGCTGACAGGTTTCGGTTATCTGGACAAAATAAAGCTTGGAATTATCGGCAAATTGAATGATGATAAGGGAAGCATTCATGTATTTCTTGATGATCTGGTAGCCGGGATTGCAGCCGCGGCATCGGCCAGAATTGCCCACCGCCATGAAGGGGCGAAGGTCTATTCTCCTGCCTCCGGAGAGGCATAA
- the accD gene encoding acetyl-CoA carboxylase, carboxyltransferase subunit beta, which translates to MFKDLFQKKRKYAIIPSERLERSGGPAEGERPKREIPEGLMNKCNKCGTIQYSKELEKNLKICPSCGYHMRLNASERIAMTLDPEGFIEFDSEMASVDPLQFPGYASKLEQQQSKTGQVEAVITGQGTIGGHPVIVAVMNFEFFSGSMGSVVGEKITRAVEEATERRLPMLIFSTSGGARMQESILSLMQMAKTSSALARFSEAGGLYISVITDPTTGGVSASFASLGDIIIAEPGAVFGFAGRIVIEQTIRQKLPEDFQTAEFNLQHGQLDMVVHRKEMRSTLTKLLELHDVKGGF; encoded by the coding sequence TTGTTCAAAGATTTATTTCAGAAAAAACGGAAGTACGCGATCATTCCTTCAGAGCGTCTGGAGCGAAGCGGCGGACCGGCGGAAGGCGAGCGCCCCAAACGTGAGATTCCAGAAGGACTCATGAACAAATGCAACAAATGTGGAACCATCCAGTACAGCAAGGAACTGGAGAAGAATTTGAAAATATGCCCATCCTGCGGCTATCATATGCGCCTGAACGCTTCGGAGCGGATTGCGATGACGCTGGACCCCGAAGGGTTCATTGAGTTTGACAGCGAAATGGCATCCGTTGATCCGCTGCAGTTCCCCGGCTATGCCTCTAAGCTGGAACAACAGCAGTCCAAAACTGGACAGGTTGAAGCTGTAATCACCGGCCAGGGCACTATTGGCGGCCATCCGGTTATTGTTGCGGTGATGAACTTTGAGTTCTTCTCCGGGAGCATGGGGTCCGTAGTCGGCGAGAAGATTACCAGAGCGGTTGAAGAAGCAACAGAGCGGAGACTTCCGATGCTGATCTTCTCCACTTCGGGCGGAGCGAGAATGCAGGAGAGCATCCTCAGTCTCATGCAGATGGCGAAGACAAGTAGCGCACTGGCCCGGTTCAGTGAAGCCGGAGGCCTGTATATTTCCGTAATTACTGATCCGACCACAGGCGGGGTGTCGGCGAGTTTCGCCAGCCTGGGTGATATTATTATTGCCGAGCCCGGTGCGGTATTCGGTTTTGCCGGACGGATTGTGATTGAACAGACGATCCGCCAGAAGCTGCCGGAAGATTTCCAGACAGCGGAATTCAATTTGCAGCACGGCCAGCTGGATATGGTTGTGCACCGCAAGGAAATGCGCTCCACGTTAACTAAGCTGCTGGAGCTGCATGATGTGAAAGGGGGATTTTAG